TTTCTTTGAAGATAGAATTCAAAATTACTGTTTTGGAAAGACGTTAATAAAAGTCATCTTTCTCCCTATGATTATAAATAGAATGTTATGAGAAggcaaatgttttgcatgtttgTTTCATTATTGTTTTTGTCCTGTTAAATGGAAACAAGAAAGTGGCTTGGTAAGTTTCAAGCTTATTCATATTTGTTCATCCTATCCTCTCTCTTTTCCATGTAGCTTCATAGTGCAAAATTAAGGGAACTAGAAACTCTGAAGAAAAGATATCATGATAATATGGCTGAGTTGGATTCATTGCAAGTTAAGGTATGACTACAATATATCTAAAAACATATAGATAATGAAATAAATTGCAGCAAACTTCTAACTATGTAAGGGAACTTACATAGCACCATTGGTAATATCATCACACTTTACGacaggaaaaacaaaaaaatgagcAATCAATCTTTAATCAACAGGATAAATATGCCAACAATGAAGTACAAGATTAAACTGACATGGAACTGCATAATAGACAGTGtaggaaattttatgaaattaacacttggtgtacTTCAAGAACAAAATAAGTTAcctatttgaaaaaaatcataataTATACCAAGGTGTCAAGAAATTGTAACTAATATTGTAATTGCCAATTTGTAAGTGATTTATGCTCAAACATTTTTCCTACCCCCCCACCTTTTTTCGGCCTTGGTGTGACGACTCTGAGAGATGATGTGCACCTACATGTACCTGTTCATCTTAGCCAATCGCTGGTTCTGATAGTACTTGCCATGTATTTTAACTTTCAAGTATTTAATATGTATTTTATTCGTGCAATATGATCACTTGTTTTATCTTTCATGTATCTTAAGATTTGTATGCTAGCCTTGAAAtgtatttaaagaaaaaaaaaaaaaaatgaaatgaaaatgaaagataCCATGCAAATAAGCAGATGAATGTGTTGATTAGCCCACTTTCCCCATTATTTTTCCAAATATAACAGACTAAGTGTCTTGAAGATGAGAGACTACAGAATGAGGAACTGCTTTCCAAATTCAAGGAGTTACTCAATTCTCAGAAAGAAGAAAATAGAAGGCTAACAAAGCAAGTAGATGAGCTGAAGGCATTACAGCATAAATTGCAAGAGTAAGTTGTAGGGGTTCTTAATAGGCGGCTAACAAAGCAAGTAGATGAGCTGAAGGCATTACAGCATAAATTGCAAGAGTAAGTTGTAAGGGTTCTTAATAGGCGGCTAACAAAGCAAGTAGAGCGAGCTGAAGGCATTACAGCATAAATTGCAAGAGTAAGTTGTAGGGGGTTCTTAATAGGCGGCTAACAAAGCAAGTAGATGAGCTGAAGGCATTACAGCATAAATTGCAAGAGTAAGTTGTAGGGGTTCTTAATAGAAGGCTAACAAAGCAAGTAGATGAGCTGAAGGCATTACAGCATAAATTGCAAGAGTAAGTTGTAAGGGTTCTTAATAGGCGGCTAACAAAGCAAGTAGACGAGCTGAAGGCGTTACAACATAACTTGCAGGAGTAAGTTGTAAGGGTTCTTAATAGGCGGCTAACAAAGCAAGTAGATGAGCTGAAGGCGTTACAACATAACTTGCAGGAGTAAGTTGTAAGGGTTCTTAATAGGCTAACAAAGCAAGTAGACGAGCTGAAGGCATTACAGCATAAATTGCAAGAGTAAGTTGTAAGGGTTCTTTTATAGATTAATCAGAAATGTTTCAATCCGTATCAGAAATGGTGTCTCTTTGTTATTATTGGCAATTTCCAGTACATTTCATTGCCATGTGCATGCACTGCATGCAAAATGGTTAATGACATATGGTGAGTAGTTATGCAGTAGCTAAACAAGCAAGGTTCCAGTAGCTTTTCAAGACTATTTGTACACTTATATCCGGCAAGTAAATATCAAGAAACATAAACTAATCAACTTCATGCTTAATTTCATAATCGTAGTTATACTAACTCAGACAAAGAATGCTGCATTTTTAAGTTGCTGCCATTATATCAATACTGTGCATGCAAATAAAACGCCATGTCAATGAGCTACTATATGTGCAATTTATTATGTTCAAACCCCAAATGCCAATCAATTTCATGATGTCAGGTATTTGTGTGTATCTCCTTATTTTCCTACCCAATTTCAGTCAGTAATAACTTAAAttacggccgcgcacactgtacttacagtatgtccagcacctcctgggagatactgaagggatgctgctgcagccaaacaaaattgtttcgcttgcccaagatcgcattagttggagaaagcttgatgatgatgatgaataactTAAATAAGATAATAATCTAGTAATTGTCTAATTCAAGGATCTGCAAGTGGGGCGCTCTAAGTCAGAGATCCTCAACTGGGGCACGCGAGCCACTTGTGGCATAGTGCCGCATTCCAAATGGTGTATGTCGGCTAGTATGgggaaaaatgtgtttttataccTTGTTACTTAAGCAATTATATCCAAGGAGAGTCGCCCTAAGCCGTATAAAAAGGATAAAATCCAAGAGCTTCTGGGGGatggcccctggacccccaccagcgTGTTGCCCATGGACCTCACCAGAGGCCCCAAAAAAGAGTCCATGAACCCCACCTATTAGTCAGTCCTCTCTGTTGTCATGGATATAGTGGTGTTTTAGAATTCTTTGCATTTTAAAGGAGCACTTTAAGAAATTTAGTTGAGGACCTCTGGtctaattattttcatatttactcTTTAAGTTGAGCAAAATGGGATCCTATTTATTGTGTTGGTTATGGGTGTGATGTGGTGTGCTTTGATTGACAAACATTTGCATGTTTATTAACTTATTTATATCCTTAATGATTTGTATGAACAGTGCTAAGGAAGAAGTAAAGAAGATGGAGACAAATATGTCAGGTCAAAAAGAAGAGTATTCAGAACTGGAAACAGAGCTACAATCACATAGGCAAAAACAGATTGAATTACTACAGTTTACTGAGAAAATCACTGCCAAAAATACTCAAATGAATTCGGACAATTCTGCACTAAGTGATAAGGTAAGAAGAAGTGATTTTTCTTTCATGATTCATTAGACAAGGGATTGTGTTGAGTTGTGACAATTCAGTAGGATGTTTGTTAGGAATGGGCAGTAATGGATCAACTGGACTATTTTTGCCTACCAGTTATTCTTGAATAGTGAAGGCAGTCATGTTTCTCAAGGATGAGATTTCTCCTCAGGTAGGAGCATTCCtcccatttcatttcaaattttcacctctgtacaaaagtataggagatcAATTATTTTCCCTCTTTTTTGACCTTTTCCTCCTTTTTTGCAAAACTCTAGTCTCATGCCTGTGTTTCTTGATTAATTCATGACTAATATAAAATCCTTTAAAATTTATCCCTGTAGTTGACAAACTTGAAAGTGTTTCTCTTAATCTCTTACTGGATGAGAATGGTTGTCAGCTCTCATGTAGGGAAAACATCTTTTATGTAATTATAGTATCTCCAAGTTTCATAATTGTTTATCGATTTGCCCAGTTCAGAGCTGTAATCGGTAGATAGTTGCTGTAATATTCATAGCTTCAAGTATTGGGAGCCATAAAAAATGATGGCCTACAATGGTAAATTTAAGGAGGGATAATTGTTAGCCAGGCCAACTGGGTATGCGACCTTATCCTTACATGTCACAGTGTTCTTTTATACTGGCCTGGACCTTGGCAAGTTGGACACTTCAATTATCAAGATTGCTATAGAATGTTGAGCTTGTTGaaacactttatgaataaatccagatgtgttgttttttctttaaaGGACTTTAATCTATTCTATATTTCAGGTTGATGCACTATCTGCTAATCTGAAGAAACTTAAAGAACAGATGGAGGAATTGCAAAAGCAACACAGCCAAGTGGTAAGTCACGTAGAGGAAGCAACCATTATTAATTACAATTGTTTCTTGTGGGTATGAGACATTAACTGACATCAGTAATATGATCTATTAAGAAGAAATCAGCAGTCATTCATCACAGACGTTCAAGTTTCTTTGATGCTACACCAGCTTGCAGACTTGCCATTATATTGTTCATGGTTTTGTGTGTACATATCACTGTGACATCTAACGTCTCAAGGAGATAATGAGCACAACCTCCTGATTATTTCTGCCATTATGAAGTGACAGTAAGATGATACACCATTCAAGCAAATCAGTGATAGAAGTATACTGATTATGTGTATTGATCTGTAATATATTGATGTAGAAAATTTATTATTACAAAACTTATTATTCTAGATTCAATTTGCCCAGATATTATGAAGAGTTATTTGTCAGGTTTCTCATTGCTATCACTGTTTATTTTTTCCATCAACAAGAAATGACATCTCACCtacaattaacaaacaaacatgtaaacaGACAAAgcaagaaaaaagttgaaattcaagTTATTGCTGTGAGTCCTAACTAAAAACTCCCTATTTTCTTTTCAGACCATGGAGTTGAAGCAAGAGAAGCAGTACAGAGAGCGTGAGTCGACCATGCTAACATCCAAATTGACAGAAAAAGCCAAAGCAGTAGAGCAATTATCAATCCAATTGGAAGATGCTAGGGATGAGATGAAGACACTCAGAAGAAAACATACAGCTAATATCAAGGTAAGATGCTAGGGATGAGATGAAGATACTCAGAAGAAAACATACAGCTAATATCAAGGTAAGATGCTAGGGATGAGATGAAGATACTCAGAAGAAAACATACAGCTAATATCAAGGTAAGATGCTAGGGATGAGATGAAGATACTCAGAAGAAACCATACAGCTAATGTTAAGGTAATATCAGAGATACTGGTTGTCTTGAATATAAAGGTGTTGGTTAATGGGGGTTATAAGTATTGAATCAAATGGCCTTATCATTGCTAGTTTATACAGATTGTGGAGTTTACTTAAACAGCAATTGTTTGGTATCTTCTTTTTAAAATGATAGAAGCAAGTCTATTTTTAGTGCTTATGCTCTTTGAAAGTGATAACAAAATGTTGACAAGCACATTATTTATTCATCTTAACACTTTTGTATTTTGATTGATGTAATTGAGTTTGTTGGTCTCCTTGTTCCATCCAAAAAACCACTAATAAAATATTAGTACCAATAACTaatattcatacactcctagatagtgagaaccaatcagagcctccgttagtaaattactagccgtgcataaatgttgtacaattgcacgggcgcgcactccaaatttttagtgacaattttgttataaaaatgcaaaaatcacaggatttttttcacgcgtatgaaataggttaataaatcgtATCACTTGTTgttagaaattgtacaaaataatgcacttgtactgagatgttgatgcgtctagtgcactccccccttcggggctcgtgcattagacgcatcaacatctcagtatgtgtgcattattttgtacaatttaactccaaacaagtgatacgcatgtattaacctataatcgGTGTGATCTTTCTCTATCACCAGTATTTGGTTTACTTATATCTCAATATTTGTGTAGTATTCTAAAGCTTATATTATTTTTTCTTATCAGGATCTTACCCGTCAGCTTCAGCAGGCACAGAAGAGATTAGACGCTGACTCTAAAGATGGTAGTCCAAAAGACAATGGAAGCCTTGGATCTCGAACCAGCTCCTGTGGTTCCCTAGATACCCTTCCCACTGCTAACAGCAGTAGTAGCAGTCATGGTGTAGGCAGTATGAGTCATAGTAATTCATCTTCTCATATTAATTCAGCTGTGAATAATAGCAGATTTGAGGACCATCATCCACCTCAGGTAAGAACAAATAAATGCCACATTTCTTGGGACAGACAGCAGCCATTTTTGTTCATTTCAGCATATGAGCAGCAAATTGACTATAAAATGTTTACTCTTATCTAAAAGACAAACCACAACCAGGCTCTATCACAAATTTCAGTCATGCTGCAGACTGCTGTTGAACGTAGAAGACTAAGAACTTCAAACTCCTACCCACCACGTCTTGTTGAGCCCACAACCAAATATTTCTTTTGGTGAATTTTCTGTCTGTGCCTCAAAACTGGAATAAACTGCTGGTGCATATCAAAGTTAGCACATTTGAAACATTCAAGAATCTCCCGAAAAGCACATCTTTTTCAGGAGGCATATgagcatgttttatgtttgtggTGCTATATAAATGACAATTGATTCTGAGCAGATCAAAAACTAAACAAAGTGTGTGACACTTTATAAATATAGACTCATACTACATTTTGACCTCTCATTGTCATTTAAGTAAGATTATGGAAGGtgcaaaaactgaattttgatgatattaaCAATTTTTTGAATGAGCAAATTGCTGCATATGCCTTCTTAAAGTGGTGTCTATGTTTGAATTAAGGTTATGGATATCTTCAACTCACTGCCCATCTATTTTTGTTTCAGGATCAGCACTCAGTAGCCATAGCAAGTAATGATTATCCAGGTATTGATAAGAACATGTTAGTAGAGAGAATAGTGAAATTACAGCGAGCCCAGCAGAGAAAGAATGAGAAGATTGAATTTATGCAGGAACATGTCAACAGTCTGGTggaagaaatcaagaaaaaatcCAAGTAAGTCATTAGGAAATGTGTATGACTATGTAATTATAGGGACAAGATTGTTGTTAACTGTCTTCCAAAAATGAGTTTCTCATAAAATATAAATGGTACCAGTGTACACAGAACAGTATTTGTTCAAGAATTGAAATCACAAGAATCTTTATTATTGATGCAATCCCTTGCTTCCTTTATGCTCCTTTCACAGAATCATCCACTCATATATCCTACGTGATGAGGCAGGAGCCCTGGCACCAGCAGCAAGTGATGCTAATAAGGTATGGTCATTCCCTGCCATGTACATAATAGATCCAATGTGCCTGATGACATATCAATCTAGCATGAGTTCATGGGTTACTCTTTTGTTCTCAGTCAGTGCACATTCATTATGGAATCTTTTGACATACTGGAAACTGGCTGTGTTATTGTTTCACACTTTTATTTTCTGAAGAATGTATAACAGCATGGAAATGGGGCACACATCACCTTGATTCTTACATTTATTTTCAATCTCTTATTTTTGCCACTGAATGTGGCTTGTGCTTCTGGATTTCCTGATTACGGAAGCATTGATATTTGCTTTGTAGATTGCCTTTTCAGATTAAAACAAAGCCCCAAAATTATCGCCCCAAATGTACATATTTTGCTGTGTGTAGATTGCAGTATTGCTccttttcaaaagaaaatgtaTGCAGTAGTGTAAAATCATGCATTGATAtgaaaattaaatttaatttCATCATTGCTTTAATTTGGTTCTTTTTATGATTTCATTCAAAagtgttttatattttgttgttagGAATATCACTTTTAAGTTAATGCAAGGCAtgtaattttgttcaaaatttgctaGACCACCCAGGGTTGACCACTTGTGTTGAATATCAAATCAGGAGTACCACTTCAATGAAATTATACCTTGATTACAGTTTATGttttaaagtattttataaaGACAATACTTTATTGAAGCCAGTCCATTACGGTAGTAGAATTTAATTTTAACTGCTTAGATTTATATGATTAAAATGGGAAAACGTTAGTTTTTTTCCCCTTATAACATTTGGACAGATATGTTTTAGTATTTGGTATATGtctttgtatgataatgttaaaaTAACTAAATTCAACTTGAAAAGTACATGATCATGGGTGTAATGTCTAGAGTAGCATTAGTACAATGTTATGTGACAACATAGTGTTGTGGAATAAATTGTTCTCACTTGAATAGAAACACTTGCTTTGCATTGGTACTATTTTTATCCTCAACTATTGTGCTAACCAAATGAAACCTATCTGTTAAATGTCAATATTTCACTGTGAATTCTTGTGATGATGAAACTTCAATGTAAGAACGTCTCTTACagttcttttttaaaatttctataCAGTACCAACAAAAAATATTGTCTAAATAACATACTGAGTATATCAAAATTGTACCGTATGTAAACTAATGCTACTAACATACAAGGAACCCTGGGATACATTGCATTTGTAACATTGCTACTACATTGCCTTTCCATGCCGACACATAATGCTACACTGTATATATCCCAGCAGGCACTGGTGCGGAGAACCATGGTAAGGGGAAGACTGACTGCAATGCATGTGCCTGAATGTTGCCTCTCTTCCCTTGTTTAATGGTCCACTTTCAGTCTCTTTAAAAtcttgtttgtaagaaatcaaaAGAGGAAAGAATAAGTGCAACCGTAATCATATCAGGTTGTATAAATGTCTGCGCATATATTCAAGTTTCTTGTTCAAAACAAAATTAGCAACTTTAAAGGAATCTGTTCAAATCAATGAATTAAATAGGAGAAACATGCTCAACCATGTTTGCTTGTTGCTTATTGAGTGCAAAGAATAGCATACCTCCGGGCCTGCCTGATAAATTTCCCTTTTGTCTACAGctgtgtaatgttatcatgcATTTTGTGCATAATGTTATGTTGCTGATAGCACTGTATGCATAAACTATTGTAATGTGTATActttttaatgaatacattaaaAGACTGACAAAGCTTAACATATGTAACTAGTTTGTTATATAGCTGACCTTTCAATCTGTTACAAAACCTGAAGTAGGAGAAAAAATCAAGTGTTTTAGGTGTAGACAAGTAAGTTAACCAGCATTTCAACTACCTCCATAAAGACACTAGTTGTGTCATAGGGCTCAATGAGTTTTTGGAGTTGTTCCATGAAAACATCCAAGTACCGTAAATTTCTAGCTTTTCTGGAAACAGTACCAGGTATATGCAATTTTAATCCTCATACAAGACAATTCAATATTATATCAGTTTTTTATTTGAGGCAAGTTTAGGCAACATGAGGAAATTTGGGACATATACGTAGTCTCCTTTTTAAACTCCTTGATTGAAATAAGATTCCATTGGAAGTTTTTCCTCCCAACTTTTGTAGTTTTACTTTGAGAGAGAAGAGAAGTGGACCTTAAACTATCACAGCAAATTTTGTTTTAGTTTGTTTCAGTATTTTTAGTTAGTTTATTTAAATGCACCATAGACCATGTAGCTATCACACTACACAAagtaacatacagggtgtcccagaaaaaaatcactGGGTGAATGAATGTGGACATGGGCATAAACAGCATATAGCCCATCTTATTAGCcttatatgctaattttacttgaatcggtcaactgattgcaaagaaatgagcgattacaacATAATGCATGCGTCTATTCACTTCATtctaagtttgaaagaaagatccttcaacacaatgcgcactagtggttaacatgTCAATGGACTTTATATGTTGTTTGGCGAAATCCTTAACGTTCTTAAACACTCCGTTTCTTGAAAACCATTTAATAAGGTTTTGTTCAACTTGTGAAAAtactgcaaaatattaaaaattaaacattgcatgtaagatgatgctaggtacttgtaaatatatattttttgttaatgttaatataattattgcataaaaaattCCAGCTGGCTAAAAAGTTTAAGTTTTCTCACACATTAATGTCTTTGGAAAATTTCCAAGAAATGGTAATGCAAAATTTAAATCTGTTTAAATTCAACATAATGTTGCACAATATCAAAAGTCACATGTAAAGATGTAAGCACTtaatcattgttattcttggctcaaatgttctttggaaagtttaaatataacatattgcacaacataatGAATAAAAGCTGGGAAGcttccaattctcgctattcacaataagggcgccgccagcggtttgctatgtaatcgtgatgtatcatgggaaaaggtcgacatccaagtccgcgcaatacgaatattaccatgctattacataggaacatgtgacaatattttttgtttgtttaacgtTCACGatatcgatagagaaaaattaattgtgcacatttcaaatcacattattaagtattattgagtatcgattcgcgtgtaacacctttattttgacaaactaaaaaaatattatcacttgttcctatgtaatagcatggtaatattcgtagttgcgcggacttggatgtcgaccttttcccatgatacatcacaattacatcgcaaaccgctggcggcgcccttattgtgaatagcgagaattgcagaAATCAGTCTTCCTGGTTGaaatgttgcttcaaatattgtcatgaataatGAATGCAAATGTTTTAACTTTAAACAAAAACTGAAACCATTAAACATAATATTGCATATTATTAAAAATTAGAAGCTAATTCATTCACCCGCTATTTTttcctgggacaccctgtatatgattaTAGCTAAATATTACTTACCTTATTGAAGTGATAATCATGTATGTCAGAACTTGAAATAAGCAAGGGTTCTGGGTCATTTGATATCATATCATATGCAAATTACTACATTTGTGTTGAATGTGTTCATGTGGTTGAAGTGTTGTGCTTGTCTTGATGACTAGAGGAAATGGTTTGTAAGGTAATTACGACCATACACATGTTCATCATTTCTGATAAACTATTTAGAGAATGTTCAGttcaatatcaaaattaattGTATTTAGAACAACAAAAAAACTCTCCCATAGTCTAAACTGAAAGAACCCATCACAAATATTGTTTACAACTTAACAACAAGGTCAAACATAGACAGCACTTTAAAAAGGCATATTCAGCAATTTGCTCATTCGGAACATTGTTAATATCATACAAATTCAGTTTTTGCCCCTTTGTATGTGCTAACATGGCCTGCTAGTGGGTAAGCTGAAAGCAGTGTATTAAAGACATTTTATATGACACTGCAACTTTGTCAATACTCCTGTTTTCCTcatttgtttttgccaaattttccattttatgacaattttaatgccttatccttcactttaaagcAATTTTTGCACAATTTATTTTTCTACACTTtgactgggatcactgaatgggatttTAAGCTAAGGGCACATTTCAAGCACAGTTAAAAAGGCCTGTGAATGCTTTTATGTTGAACATTAATTGCTGTTGGTATTGTTTGATCAAGGAAGGAGACACAAAACCTAGTGTCATTTATGAAGCTCCAGTTAGTcatgacaaattttatttttgacaataaAAGTTTAAAACCTTTCAATCAATTATAATACTTCAATACTGATATGTGGCATGTAACATTACTCTTGGAGTTAATGGAGCATACATGTTCATTGATGCATCTGCATTGACATGTTTGTACTGTTTTATTAACCATGACTTCAGGATTGTTTTCAATTCAAATAATGACATATTAATATGATGAAAAGATGGTAGTTGCTTTGGAAATTGCACATGACCTTTACATTTTGTTAGAGCCATTGATGATGAAACCACCTTTATCAGCAGGGATAAGGTGTGGCACCACAAGCATCACACGTGGCATCACACAtggatatatgtgacacaatctggtccaaggAGTCCAacagtggcaaatttgaaattgagatgaaggcaaaaagtacttttttttttatcacaaaacttcgtaactttagaaccaattTTATGTTAGTATTATAGATAACCCAATGTTTGtctaaggtaataattatagtaaattGATTTTCAAAGGTGCCTCCTTTGGCGACTCCATTGCGACTTGCATACTTATTTCAGGTTCTGCATATTTAGCAACCATCTCAATATGAACATGTGTTTTGTTTGTGAAAAAGAAGTTTGATGTTAAGAAAACATTGTTGATTTCTGACTCAAGACATGTATCTTACCTATATATTTGTTCAGTTTTCATAGTTTTACTATTTAAGTACTGGATCCATATAATTGTGTTTAGTGTCAGATGTGATCCACATACTGTATTTGATATTCAGATTGCAACATTATTTCACAGAGTATTCTATATCTACcgatttttgaaatatttgaacataaAACCTGTGATACTTTTTCCCAGTGTCTCATCAAATTGCCTACTGATGGGACTAACGTGACACAGAATGTACATGGTACCGCATCCAATAAGGAATTAGCACTTGATAACATACTTATAAGGGCTACATGCACTCTGGGAAAAAGAATCATGAGTAATAATATAGACCTACATAGTAATATAGCCAATCATGTGATGTGTGTGTGAAACAGTGTGCATGTGTAGCATATTTAACCATTTTGCTTATTGTTTCCCCATCTTTAACCCTGTGTCATCTTCTGCTTTGTAATCCTTGTTCTTGATTACTGTTATTCATTTCATTTTGGTTGCTGTGgtaatttttctttttaatatttttgtttatttttctgtTTGTGATCACT
The Amphiura filiformis chromosome 3, Afil_fr2py, whole genome shotgun sequence DNA segment above includes these coding regions:
- the LOC140149125 gene encoding coiled-coil domain-containing protein 186-like isoform X1 — its product is MDVLKRKCSEQELEIARIQEDCMQKEAHISQLMQSSQVSVSEVVTDHGDTKKAQRLKIRELEVVVEQYKQDFQLARDRQIAHDHAAKKAISQLQQEMILRIDQVKKLYEEAVKDKENMVIRYAKSEKEVLEQKKVREALEHRLREVTQQSETLHVQIKQLRKELSKLKNSTEVKENESSSRQKEMDQLKEEISSQAIKVKWAQNKLKTELDAHKETKVILTKTEQRLKEAKEETEQIRKNCQEMIKTYQESEEIKSNSLDHKLKEKQVELTQHLQEKSDQMELHSAKLRELETLKKRYHDNMAELDSLQVKTKCLEDERLQNEELLSKFKELLNSQKEENRRLTKQVDELKALQHKLQDAKEEVKKMETNMSGQKEEYSELETELQSHRQKQIELLQFTEKITAKNTQMNSDNSALSDKVDALSANLKKLKEQMEELQKQHSQVTMELKQEKQYRERESTMLTSKLTEKAKAVEQLSIQLEDARDEMKTLRRKHTANIKDLTRQLQQAQKRLDADSKDGSPKDNGSLGSRTSSCGSLDTLPTANSSSSSHGVGSMSHSNSSSHINSAVNNSRFEDHHPPQDQHSVAIASNDYPGIDKNMLVERIVKLQRAQQRKNEKIEFMQEHVNSLVEEIKKKSKIIHSYILRDEAGALAPAASDANKALVRRTMAQMSKQTGIMSSLYSSKATDKTMTLDLSLEINRKLQAVLEDTLLKNITLKENIETLGSEIAHLTHKLSAVQHKEQRPKRK
- the LOC140149125 gene encoding coiled-coil domain-containing protein 186-like isoform X2, which gives rise to MDVLKRKCSEQELEIARIQEDCMQKEAHISQLMQSSQVSVSEVVTDHGDTKKAQRLKIRELEVVVEQYKQDFQLARDRQIAHDHAAKKAISQLQQEMILRIDQVKKLYEEAVKDKENMVIRYAKSEKEVLEQKKVREALEHRLREVTQQSETLHVQIKQLRKELSKLKNSTEVKENESSSRQKEMDQLKEEISSQAIKVKWAQNKLKTELDAHKETKVILTKTEQRLKEAKEETEQIRKNCQEMIKTYQESEEIKSNSLDHKLKEKQVELTQHLQEKSDQMELHSAKLRELETLKKRYHDNMAELDSLQVKTKCLEDERLQNEELLSKFKELLNSQKEENRRLTKQVDELKALQHKLQDAKEEVKKMETNMSGQKEEYSELETELQSHRQKQIELLQFTEKITAKNTQMNSDNSALSDKVDALSANLKKLKEQMEELQKQHSQVTMELKQEKQYRERESTMLTSKLTEKAKAVEQLSIQLEDARDEMKTLRRKHTANIKDLTRQLQQAQKRLDADSKDGSPKDNGSLGSRTSSCGSLDTLPTANSSSSSHGVGSMSHSNSSSHINSAVNNSRFEDHHPPQDQHSVAIASNDYPGIDKNMLVERIVKLQRAQQRKNEKIEFMQEHVNSLVEEIKKKSKIIHSYILRDEAGALAPAASDANKAQMSKQTGIMSSLYSSKATDKTMTLDLSLEINRKLQAVLEDTLLKNITLKENIETLGSEIAHLTHKLSAVQHKEQRPKRK